A stretch of Megalobrama amblycephala isolate DHTTF-2021 linkage group LG14, ASM1881202v1, whole genome shotgun sequence DNA encodes these proteins:
- the LOC125245635 gene encoding nascent polypeptide-associated complex subunit alpha, muscle-specific form-like, translating into MDNRGKAKRTRKRKIFNDFVNDLDLENDSDMTDIELTQLSQSLLPAKKRKTESNPNKNKQAVKRTVSYPDPPPKYKHPKPMPGQHKPNKDVANSTNNKKKEDQLLCPTHLDETCPTPVFVYPTLSCDSTLHDNKHQYQDGVIDLYPRIINDTMRRSHNEQPSSRNQETFYRPPWTTERVLSTVPNSGLTPQSQRAPQSQRAPQSQRTPQYQRAPQSQRTPQSQRTPQSQRTPQSQRAPQYQRTPQYQRTPQYQRAPQSRGHRSPRGHPSPRGHPSPRGHRSPRGHRSPRGHPSTRGHPSPRGHPSPSPRGHPSPSPRGHPSPSPRGHPSPSPRGHPVPVPEGTPVPVPEGTPVPVPEGTPVPVPEGTPVPVPEGTPVPVPEGTPVPVPEGTQSHPSPRGHPVPVPVPEGIPLYVHITNSHLPDGEFMIRSPGHLGQPKEYCLLSQILHGRPSPRGHPNPRGHPSPRGHPSPRGHPSLHRGVSTDLTVVPDPQRVPTPCQPQNFKGRSFQCCSI; encoded by the exons ATGGACAATCGTGGCAAAGCAAAAAGAACTCGAAAGAGGAAAATCTTCAATGACTTTGTTAATG acTTGGACCTTGAAAACGACAGTGACATGACTGACATTGAGTTAACCCAGCTTAGTCAAAGTCTTCTGCCAGCAAAAAAAC GAAAAACAGAGTCTAatccaaataaaaacaaacaagctgTTAAAAGGACTGTGTCCTATCCAGATCCTCCTCCAAAATACAAACATCCAAAACCCATGCCAG GTCAACACAAACCAAATAAAGATGTTgcaaattctacaaacaataaaaaaaaagaag ATCAACTTTTGTGTCCAACACACTTGGATGAGACGTGCCCGACCCCTGTCTTTGTCTACCCTACGTTAAGTT GTGATAGCACACTTcatgacaataaacatcagtaTCAAGATGGTGTTATTGATCTATACCCTAGAATAATCAATGACACCATGAGAC GGTCACATAATGAACAGCCATCTTCCAGAAATCAGGAAACGTTCTACAGGCCACCGTGGACAACTGAAAGAG tATTGTCTACAGTCCCAAATTCTGGATTGACGCCCCAGTCACAGAGAGCACCCCAGTCCCAGAGGGCACCGCAGTCCCAGAGGACACCGCAGTACCAGAGGGCACCGCAGTCCCAGAGGACACCCCAGTCCCAGAGGACACCCCAGTCCCAGAGGACACCCCAGTCCCAGAGGGCACCGCAGTACCAGAGGACACCGCAGTACCAGAGGACACCGCAGTACCAGAGGGCACCGCAGTCCAGAGGGCACCGCAGTCCCAGAGGACACCCCAGTCCCAGAGGACACCCCAGTCCCAGAGGGCACCGCAGTCCCAGAGGACACCGCAGTCCCAGAGGGCACCCCAGTACCAGAGGACACCCCAGTCCCAGAGGGCACCCCAGTCCCAGTCCCAGAGGGCACCCCAGTCCCAGTCCCAGAGGGCACCCCAGTCCCAGTCCCAGAGGGCACCCCAGTCCCAGTCCCAGAGGGCACCCAGTCCCAGTCCCAGAGGGCACCCCAGTCCCAGTCCCAGAGGGCACCCCAGTCCCAGTCCCAGAGGGCACCCCAGTCCCAGTCCCAGAGGGCACCCCAGTCCCAGTCCCAGAGGGCACCCCAGTCCCAGTCCCAGAGGGCACCCCAGTCCCAGTCCCAGAGGGCACCCAGTCCCA TCCCAGTCCCAGAGGGCACCCAGTCCCAGTCCCAGTCCCAGAGGGCATCCCACTGTAT GTTCACATAACGAACAGCCATCTGCCAGACGGAGAATTTATGATTCGTTCTCCAGGCCATCTGGGGCAACCGAAAGAG TATTGTCTCCTGTCCCAAATTCTTCACGGGCGCCCCAGTCCCAGAGGACACCCCAATCCCAGAGGACACCCCAGTCCCAGAGGACACCCCAGTCCCAGAGGGCACCCCAGT CTGCATCGAGGAGTGAGCACAGACCTGACG gtGGTACCAGACCCTCAAAGAGTGCCTACCCCATGTCAACCACAA AATTTCAAAGGAAGGTCTTTTCAATGTTGTTCGATTTGA